The segment AGAAAATTCTCCCGAAATATCGGCTCCACCCCCTAACAGTTGATCAACAACTAATGCCTTATCTAATTGACTGATTAATGTCTCTAACGATGCGTCTCCGGGTTCAATCATTAAATTAACTAAATTCGGGGTGGGATAGCGTCCTAAGCTCGGTCTAAAGCCATTTCCCGTACTGTTATTTCCTAATTCTCTTGCTGTGGTGCGATCGCTATAAAACTGGGTTAACTTTCCTTGGGTAATTAACGATAAAAATTGGGTTGTAGTCCCCTCATCATCAAAGGGACAGCTATAGGGATCTTGTTGGGGATCTTGGAATAAAGTTAAGTGATTGCTAACAATAATTTCTCCTAATTTATCACTCCAAGGAGAGGAGTTTTCTAACACTCTTTTTCCATTAATCGCATCAGCAACGGTTTCCCAGAACATACTCGCTGCTTCTGGGGTAAACAGGACTGGAATTTTACCCGTTGGCGGACTAACATTCTGTTGTGCCCATTCTAGACGTTTTAAAATCTGTTTAATTACCTGATCAGGATCGAGTTCATTTCGGGTATGTTCCCCGTCGTAAATGCCTAAAAAATCCTCTCCTCTGACCCATTCTAATCCTAAATAATAGTTAAGAGACGTTTCTTGATATTGACAATGAAGTCCTTGGGAATTGATTAATAAGGTTGTTTCTTCTTCGCAAGCAAACTCACCACTACAAATCGTATCGGGATAGGCATCTCGCAATTTATCGATGGCATTTTTTCCAATTTCAATTAGGGTTTCAACGGATAGCGATTGACCAATATTCGGATAAATAGCCTTACGAGGTTCACTTAATTCGATGATTTCTGAACAATTTAATTGAGAGAGTGCGATCGCTTTATTAACCAATTCTTGGGGGTCAATAGCACCATATCCCACTACTAACCCTGGACAGCCTTCTCTCCATAATCTTAGAGCAGTTCCTTGCGATTCTTGACTTTCTAATTGTTTTAATCGGTTCGCTTCAAAAAAAACCGGATGGGAGCGAGAACTCGACTGATACACTTCAGCCGTATCGGCCCCGGATTTTAAGGCTAACTCAATCAGTTGTTGCGGGTCAATCGTCATGCTACCTTATTTTTTCTTTAGATTTTTATTATAGCACGATGTTTTAAGATTAAAAAAAACGCTTTTTATTAACCAGCAAGAAAGATCATGGAAACCTCAACTGAGTTGATTGCTTATGACCTGATTATCGTAGGTTCAGGGAATGGAGCTTGTGGTTTTCTTAGCCATTATTTACCCCATAAAGCTATCATAGCACCTGATGAAAAAATATTAGTTATTGAAGAAGGAGATGATTTTTTTAGTACCAGTGATATTACCCATCAAAATAACTGGACTCAGTCCTATGGGGAAGAAAACGTTTTTAAATTACATAATGCGCTGACTCCTTCTGGTCTTCCGATTATTTCAGGACGTGCTTGTACGATGGGGGGAGGGGGATCAATTAACTATACCATGATCCATGAATCTTCTGAATGGTTATCCCAACAAATGGGTCATTCTGTTGACTATTGGGATGGACTAAAAACAGAGTTAAATCAAAAATTTGCTCGTCCTAACCCTGGAGATAAGCTCTCTCCTGTCAGTCAACATATTTTAGAAATAGCTACTAAGTTAGGGTTTAAAATCAATACCCATACCACTGAAAACATTCCCAATTATCAGGAGGGAAATAAGCAATTATTGCATCTTTTTCCGACTCAATTTAATTATTTTGGACAACGAACCCATAGCGGGGTCTTTTTAGTGCCATGGTCTGATCCGAGACTGACACTTAAAACAAGACATCGAGTCGAGGTTTTGAAATGGGAAAAATCATCGGATGGAATAGTTCACTGTGTTGGGGTTGAAACAATTAATCTTGATAGCGGAAAAAAGGTCTTTTTTGCTTTAGCACCAACGGGAAAATTACTACTTTGTGCGGGAGGTGCTACTCCTCGTCTGCTGATATCCCATCAAGCATTATTATCCAATTATGCTATCGGAAAACAGGTGAGCGATCATATTGTTTTACCCCTAGGTATTTATCTTCTTGATCCGAAAATTTCCATCACGGGTCGAGATGTTTATGTTCCTATTTTTGCGACGACTTTGTGGCAACCTAAAACATCTAAAGCAGGTCATGAAATAGTTTGTTGTTTTGATTTCTTTTCGGGCAATTTTGAAAGACTTTGGTATCTTTTATCGCATTTATATCTAGCTTTTTTGTTGCCAAATTGGGTTAAAAGAATTGTTATTCGAGTGCCTTTGATTTTTTATTTTATCAAAAATAGTATCAGAATTTTAATTGAATTTATTAATTTTCTAATTAATCTATTGTGGGGGATTTCTCGTGTCTTAGAAGGAAAATCTTGGAGTCATGAAAATTACAATTTAGTAACAGCTATTGTTAGGTTTAATCCCGCCAATGAAGGATACTATGATCCTCAGAAAAATAAAATATTACTTGACTTTTTTACGGATAATTCATCGAGTAATTTTAATCAAGATCTAACCCTATCTGAACAGGTTATTACTGAACAGATGGAACTGTTAAATAATCTGGGAAATCAACCCCATTGGTTAGTTAAAGGAATCATTCGCTGGTTCACTAAAATTCCCTATAATCAGCAACAGGTCAGTAATTATATTCAGGTTTATCGGAAAAAGTTTTTGCTTTCTCAACAGCATTTATCGGGAGGATGTTTATTTGGTCAAGTTCTCGATCAAGGATTAAATAATCCTTTAGAAACAGGTAAAGTTTTTGGTTCAAATAATGTTTATGTTGCTGATTTATCATCGGTTGCTTTACCAAGAATTAGCCCGCAAATGACCGCTTATCTGATTGGGTTTCATGTTGCCAAAAACTTATGTAAAGACAATATTAGCGATCATTGACTGGTAGTAATACCCCTTTCTTGTAACTGTTGAATAAAGTATTCTTCTAAGGAAGCGCGAGCCTTATTAAGACTAAGAAGTTCAGCATTCATTGTCGATAATGTTGCTATAAATTCTTGGGGATCTCCCATTAATTGTCCATGCCAAGTTTGATCAACTTCTTTAATGCCTAAAATCCAGGGTTCTAAGGCAGTTTTGCTACCTCCTTTAACAATAACCTGATAGACATCAGAACGGCCAAGAATTTCCTCCAAAGATCCCACACAGAGGATTTCACCACGGGCTAAAATAGCAATGCGATCGCAAATTTGTTCCACATCTGTTAAAATATGGGAATTGAAAAAAATCGTCTTTCCTTGCTCCTTCAAAGATAAGATAATTTCTCTGACTTGATAGCGTCCTAGGGGATCAAGTCCCGACATCGGTTCATCCAAAAAGACCACTTCGGGATCATTAATTAATGCCTGAGCCATCCCCACCCGTTGTAACATTCCCTTAGAATATTGTCGTAGTTGCTTTTTACGGGCAGTTTTTGGGTCTAATTTGACTAAATCTAAAAGCTCTTGAATGCGCTGTTTTTTGCCTTTAGGGGGCATTTGAAAGAGTCCGGCGGTAAAGTCTAAAAATTCCCAAGCCGTCAGATAATCGTAAAAATAGGCATTTTCGGGTAAATAGCCCACCCGTTGTTTAATATCTCGTCTGCCAATGGGTTCCCCTAATAGGACAGCGCGACCACTGGTAGGTCGAATTACCCCTAGTAAAATTTTTAACAGGGTAGTTTTTCCAGCTCCATTGGGACCCAGGAGTCCAAAGGTTTCCCCTGGATAGACCGTCAGGGAACAATGGGTCAGCGATCGCACTTTTTGATTCAACCAAAAGCCTGTCCGATAGACCTTGCTTAAATTCCAGATTTGTACCACTGGCATCTCTTGATTGAGCGGGCTGGTTTCTTGTATCTCTTGAACAGAATCCATGGACTTTAGGGAATAGGAGTTACGCAATAAGCTAATTCTACTGCTATTATTCCCCATTCTTAAGTCAATATAAACATAGGTATTTTGATCAAAGGTGGAGGAGGTGAGTAGGTAAACTCAGGTTATAGTAGTGGTGAGTAGTTAGCTACACAATTAAGACTCCAAATGTTATGTTTAAAAATTGTTTAATTTGTACTAACCTGACCGATGGATTAGATCGCCTCGTCAAGTTTGTTCCCTATCTCGCAGGTAGTGGAGTGAAACGGATTGTTTTTTTACACAATATTTCGGTTTGGGAATCAGAAAAAGCGACCAAGGTAGATGAAGATAGAATTAATAGGGCTCAAGAACGTCTTGCTCCGGCTCTTCAGGAAATTCCTGAAGGAATAGAAGTCAAAGTTGAAGTCCTCTCAGGACAACCCAAAGATACCATCTTACGGTTGATTAATACCTACAACATTAATGTGGTTTTCACGGGAATGTCTATTCGGAGTGCGGTAGAAACCAAAATTTTTGGCAGTAATACCCTAGAATTAGCTCCTTTGACTCCTGTTCCCTTAATGGTTTTCCGTCCCCAGTTGATTTTGACCTATACTCAGGAAGAATTAGCCCTACGCTGTCAACATCTCTGGCGTTCCTTGCTCATTCCCTACAATGGAGAAAAATCCGCTCAATATCTGATTGAACAGATTAAACACTATGCTCAAAACCGTCCGAAAGACTCTTTTCAACAATGTGTACTCCTCTGGGTGATTGATGACGGAGGACGGACAGAAACCTTAAAAGAGTATCATCTTCACGAAGCTCAGGAAAAGCTAAATGCTGTCAAAACTGAACTAGAAGCCCTGAATTTAACAGTGGAAACTAAAATCGCTCAAGGTAATCCCTTACATGAGATCCTAGATACGGCTGTTGCGTTTGATATTAGTGCGATCGCTATTGCCCATGATTACAGTAGTAATATCTTACAGTGGACAATCAGCAGTCTAGCGAAAGAAGTGGTGAGTCACAGTTGGTTTCCGGTTCTATTTTTCTCCCTAAAACAGTAACTTCGATAATTTCCCAGTCTCTTCAACGCCATGAATGACAACATAGACAAGCCAGAAATTGCCCGTCCCCTTCCTGAAGCAGTGCTTGAAGCATCCTCAACTTTAAAATGGTGGGGATGGCGTAGTTTTTGGGCACAAATTGTGCTAGGAATTATTTCCCTCCTGGCGTTAGGAACGGGTTCCTTTAGACCCTCGACCCCCGATGAACCGGCCGCCAATCCAGCAACGGGGTTTGCGATCTTTTTTGCGTTATGTGGATTAGTCGCCCTAGGCATTAGCGTCTATTTTTCGCTGCGTTATACCAAAATTGCTGAATTATTGCGAAGTCCTGACCCCGCACGTCGTCCTAAACGTAGTGATACCCTGAATGTCATTAGTTGGGGACTAAGGGTCAATTTGATCGGAATGTTACTCTCGCTGGTGGGAACGCAATCATCCGTCGGGAATGTGTTAATTAAATCCGTCAGCCAAACAGGGGCAGTAAGGGGGGGAGCAGGGTGTTTAGTCGTCGCAGCCGATGTTTTTAGCATCCAAGCCAATACAACAGCGGTAACGGCTCATTTCTTGGGCATTGGGATTTCTTTGTGGTTACTCAATCGAATTACTAAATAGCTCCCGTTGGGAGTTATGATAATTTCGGAGTCAAAAGTCAGAAGGCAATAGGCAATAGGCAATAGGTGGAAGTTCAGATTTTCTCTCACTCCCCCCCACTCCCACTCCCCCCCACTCCCCCCCTCTCCCCATGTTGATTATGCGATCGCTCTCTATCCCCTCTTTTTCTCTAACAGTCCTCCTCCTGCTGATCGGTTGGGGGTTAATTGGTTGTAGCGATCGCCTAGAGGCATCCCAACCCTTCAGGGAAACGACCCCTCAACCAGTAGTAACGAGTAAACTAGCAGAAGTTGCTCCCCCGTCGAGTATCCAAGAGTTACGCCAAGCTTTAGACCAATATGAACCTCAAGTAAACATTATTAGTCCCCAAAAAGCTCAGGTTTTCTCAGAAACCAGTGTTGCTGTCAAGCTAGAAGTCAAAGACTATCCTCTCTTCAAAGATCCTGACCTAGCCATGGGTCCCCATCTCCATCTAATTTTGGATAATAATCCCTATCAAGCGGTCTATAGCGTCGATGAACCGATTATTTTAGAGAATTTAACCCCAGGAACCCATACCTTACGGGTGTTTGCCTCTCGTCCTTGGCATGAAAGCTTTAAAAATGATGGAGCCTATGACCAGACAAACTTTCATATTTTGACAAAAACGGAAGATAATGCCCCTGAACCATCCCTTCCTCTATTGACCTACAGTCGTCCCAATGGTCAGTATGGAGCCGAACCAATCATGTTAGATTTCTATTTAACCAATGCTCCCTTGCACCAGGTAGCCCAAGCAAGTAACGATGATTCGGTGGCTGATTGGCGTATTCGGGCAACCATTAACGGGGAAAGCTTTTTACTCGATACTTGGCAACCTATCTATCTGACGGGGTTTCAAGAAGGCAATAATTGGGTTCAGTTGGAATTTATCGATGAACAGGGCGATCGCGTCAATAATGCCTTTAATAACACGGTTCGGGTCATTACCTACGAACCCAAGGGTCAAGATACTCTCTCTAAACTCGTTCGGGGAGAACTTTCTAGTCAAATGGCTCGCGCGATGGTTGATCCCAACTATACAGCCGAATTAACTCCTACCCCAACGGTAGAAACTGAAGTCACCTCGGAAGAAACCTCTGATACGGCTGAATCCGAACCTATTATTAATGAAGAAGTGCCAACAACTGAGACTCAATCAGAACTTACCGTTGAAGAAAGTTTGACCCCAGAAGCAGAAGAAACACAAGAGCTAAACACTGAAATGGTTCCAGAGGAAACCGTTGTTATTCCTGACTCTTTACCCTTACCTGAAGCAGAAACCGTAGAGCCAGAAAGCTTGTCTGAGAAGGTTGATCAAGGATCAGAAGAGATGGTATCCCAAGAAACAGAACCCTCTGCTGCTCAAGAAATGGTTCCGCCAATTATTGAGGAAAACTCCGCGATTAGTGAGTCAGAAAGTTTACCAGAAACAACCAGTTCTTCTAATGAAAAACCTGCACAAAATCTCTTTAATTCGTTTAAAAAATTGATTAATTTTGATCAAATTTTTCAAACCCTTGAAAGCTTGAAAACAACTATAGGTTTTTAAAAACTATTTTCTCCTATCTGGAATCAGAGGCGAAAAATTCAATCAATGATTAGTTAAAAGTCCTGTAAGTAGGTCGGCATAATTAACGTCAAAATAAAAAAGATTGTAGTAAGGGCCTTAGCCCAGATTTTGCAATACTTTGAAGCTCTAAAGAGCTTACTACAAACCTTCGTTTATTTATGCCGACCTACTTACCTCTACATGGCACTCCAGAATATTAATAAGCGTAGGTTGACACTCCCTCGCCGTAGAACGGCGGGGATTCTTGGTTCACTGACTCAACTTGTCTTGACAGGTATTGCTACCAACCAAGATAGAGGTCGAATCTCCCCAAGCGTTTAGGTCTTCCGACCAGCTTCCGATATGCCCTATCGTAGCTTTTTTGAGTATATTCAATGCTGCCATTGTATCTCTATCTTCACAGTATCCACAAGAACAAATGTGAGTCCTAACTGATAAAGATTTCTTGATTAATTGGCCACAATTAAAGCATTCTTGACTGGTGTAGGCAGGATTTACGGCAATAGTTAATCGCCCATATTTAACCCCAAAATACTCAATCCATTTTCTTAATTTTGACCAACCCGCATCATTAATACTCTTGGCTAGTTTCTTGTTATGCACAAGGTTTTTGACTTTTAAATCTTCATAGGCGATCAAGTCGTTTGACTGAATTAAACGGAGTGCTAATCTTTTAGCAAACTCTTCTCGTTGCCTACTTACTTTTAAATGTCCCTTGGCGTATTGTCTTCTAGCTTTAATGTAGTTGTTAGACTGCTTTTTACCTCTCTTAAACTTCTTAGATTTTCTTCTATTAAGTTTATTAAGGCGTTTTTCTGCTTGGCGATAATACCTAGGAGGTTCTACCATATTATTATCACTATCAGCGTAGAGATATTTTAATCCCATATCTAAACCTACACATTTTCTAGTAGGTTCTAAGCTCGGAGTGATATCTCTTATGTCAAGTTTTAACAATAACTGCACAAAATACCCATCAGCCCGTTTAACAATTCTTACTCGTTGAATCTGCCATTCTTGAAAATAAAATAGATCTCGACTACCGATTAGCTTTAATTCTCCAATGTTTTTACCATCAGTGAAAGTTATTTTCTTAGCGTCTCGATTCAGTTTCCATCCTGATTTTTTAAACTCAACAGAATGAGTTCGTTTAGAGTATTTAGGGTATCCTTTTTTACCAGGAATATTAATCTTGCAGTTATTGTAGAACGCCAAAATTGCAGTCCAGGTTCTTTCGCAAGCCTGTTGACAAGCCGTAGAGTTAAGCTCTTTAACAAAAGAATATTCACTTCTTAATTCAGTGGTATATTTATAGATATCCTTTTGTCCTACGCCTTTGTTATCTTCCCAATATCTAAGGCATTTGTTTCGCACAAATTGAACTGTATGAATAGCCTCATCAATGGCTTGATACTGGTGTTGCTTACCTTTTAACTTGTACTCTAAGATGAACATCTTGCGTTATCGACCCACTACGCAAACTATTCTAATATACCTAAATCAGATTCAGCTACTATCCCACAAAAGCCGTCGGTTAAGGACGGGGCTTTAAACCCAAATTTTCGGTAAAGTTACTTGATTGATTCAAATATTAAAATAGAATTTTAACCTAGTATAAGTTTAAATTATATTTTTGAAAGACTTAAAGCAACCCTAGGGTTTTAACTTTTTTTAAAACAGCGATCGCCTGTGTCCAACACAGGCGATCGCTATTAGCTTAATAGCCTCGCCAAACTCCGATTAATATCCCTTGGATAGTCACTTGGTCGGCACTGACTCTAATCGGTTGATATCGAGCGTTAGACGCTTGAAGGATGACCATTTCTCCTTCTTGATAGAAACGTTTTAGGGTGGTTCCGAGTCCAGCGACAATCGCGGCAACAATGTCTCCCTCTTTGGGGCGTTCATCCCCCGATAGGGTACGCATAATCGCCACATCCCCTTCAGCGATGTAATCTTCGATCATGCTATCTCCGGTGACTCGCAGCGCGTAGCAATTTTTCTGTTCAGTGATTTTGGTTAAATCTAGCTTAGTTTTTTCGTCGGTAAAGGGTTCCACTAAACCCCCCGCCGCGATCGCGCCTAAAACGGGGATTCCTTTGGGTTTAGGTCGTAAAATGCGAATGGTTCGGGCTTTGCCTTCTATCCAATCGATATACCCTTTATTTCGCAAGCGTTCTAGACGACTTTGCACGGGGGCTGGCGATCGCAGATTCATCGCATACATCATCTGGCGGATTGAAGGAGCATGTTGAGTTTGGTCAATATACTCAACTAACCAGTCAAAAAGTTCTTGTTGGGCGGGCGTTAAGGATTCCATGATGTTTGATTTAGAACAAAATAAAGCTATCCTTGGATAAGAGATCCTAGGGATTCTTGATCGAACATAAGTACTATGATACACCTATTTTATAATGTTACTCAAAAATCTAGACTAAAACTCTCCCTCAAAACTTAGATTATTTGTACTATTGTGTTAAGTTCAATCAAAATTACTCTATTCTGACTCAATAATTAACCAATGTCTCCTAGACCAGCGACCATTAATATTCTAAAAAATTGTACACAAGAAGGTTGGATCGAACAAGCGATCGCCAATTTAGACACGATTTTACTCGATCATTCTCACTGTGAAAGAAAAGCAGCCGGAGTTGCTTTGAACTTGATGTTTCGTTATCCTTCGAGTCATGCTTTAGTGCGAAAATTAACGGTGATTGCCCAAGAAGAATTAGACCATTTTGAACAAGTTAACCAATGGTTAGACCGACGAAATATTGCTTTAACTGCCCTTACGCCGCCGCCCTATGGAAAGAAATTAAGCCAAGAAATTAGACCTAATGAACCCCATCGTTTACTAGATTCTTTATTAGTTTCTGCCTTAATTGAAGCGCGATCCCATGAAAGATTAGGATTATTAGGTGAACATTGTCCTGATATTGAATTAGCCAAATTTTATCGAGGACTAATGGCATCAGAAGCCCGGCATTATGGAGTATACTGGGTACTAGCGGATACTTATTTTAAGAGAGATATCGTTGAACAAAGATTAGAGGAATTATCAATGGTTGAAAGTGAGATTTTATCCACTTTACATCCTGAACCTAGAATCCATAGTTAAGGTGAATTTCAATAATTGGAAGCGAACCCTTGAAATGATCAAGGGTTCAATGAAGTTGAATAAAATTTTTGTCTATTCGTACAGCCAAGGAGTCATCGTTGGTTGCCAAGAAGCTAATTCTTCACTACTAAACCAAAGATTAATCTCTGTTTGGGCAGTTTCAATGGCATCAGACCCATGAATTAAATTGCGTCCCACACTCACCCCATAATCACCGCGAATGGTTCCAGGTTCTGCCGTTAAGGGGTTAGTAGCCCCGATCAATTTTCTGGCAGAGGCTACCACACCGTCTCCTTCCCAAACCATCGCTACCACAGGGGAAGAAGAGATAAATTCGACTAAACCTTTAAAAAAGGGGCGTTCTTTGTGGACATCATAGTGTTTTTCCGCCAATTCCTTTGAGACTTGCATTAGCTTCATGCCCACAAGGGTAAACCCTTTAGCTTCAAAACGACTAATGACTTCGCCGACTAAACCGCGTTGTACTCCGTCTGGTTTGATCATGATAAATGTGCGTTCCAAGGGTAACTCCTTTGTTGTTGCTGACCGATTGAGGATATCGATAAAATCCCTTCATTAGTTTACCGAGAAAAGGGGTCTAAAGCCTCGCCCTTTTAGGGCGACTTTGTGCTAAAATTGGTTCGGTTGAAATACCAGACCCCCTACTGCGTAGACTAGGCAATCCTAGAGGCAAAGCATTCCGAAAAGGTCAAAACTAAGACCCTGTGGTAGCGAAAACACAGTAAAAAGAGCTTTAATTAGTAGGTTAAAGAATGATGAAAACAAGTTTCATAATCGCCCTTGGTTTAGCTACCTTAATCACTAGCTTGCCTAGAATAGCAGAAGCTAGACCTACTCAAATCATCAGAAATTCCAATCCAGGCATTTTTAGAACAATTATTCCTGCTAACACAGTTATAGGGGGACGAAGTGATAGAGGATATCACCATTATGAAAGACAATCGAATTATAACTATAGCAGATCTTATAATTACGAAAGGCAAGGAAATTATGGTGATCAAGGGTACTATTATCGAGTTAGACAAGGGGGTTACTATTCGAGGGAACACATTATTTTTGATCAAGGCGGTAGAAGAACTTGTGTCAATTGTTAAAAGCTTGAACTCTCCTGTTTCTCTCAATCTTACGAAATACAGAAAACTTCATAGAGGTCAGTCCTAATCTGATTGAAGATTTTCTGTATACTAAAAAGTAACTTACAAAGCACTAACTTTAAAATTTAACCTGATGTTAGGAGTCAAAAGAAAAAAGAAATCCTCTAAAAAAGAAAAAACCGACTTAACCACAGATCTTAAAGCAAGATTAGCCAAAAAACGCCAGGCTAAAGAAGCTCGACAAAAGCTAATAGGTTTGATTACTTTGTCACTATTTTTAGCGATTATGGTCAGTATTCCTGTGGGGTTAACGGCTGGACTGAAACCAGGCATAGCTGTTGCTGGGATAATTCCGACATTTATCCTCAGTTACCATTACCCACGAAAAGCCCTATGGCTATTCCTCATTTATATGCCTTTTAGTGGGACAGTAACCTACTGGATTGGGGGAGGAAATGCTTTATTCCAGATTTCCAAAGACGCCTTTTATATTCCGGCGTTGTTAGGTTTAATACAAGAGTGTCGTCGCAAAAGAAAACCCATTTTTGTGGTTAAGGAATTAAAGTATACTTTAGGCCTAATTTTGTTGTTTTCATTAGTGGTTCTTGTCGTCGTTAATGGAATGAATCAGTTTCTTCCTGAGTGTAGTTCTTTGAGTGAATATGACAAATTTTTACGCGATGCCAATGGAGAGTTAATTTTAAACAACGGAGTTGTAATCACTAGACCCTGTAAAAACGGAATGCCCTTTTTACAAGGGTTAATGGGGTTAAAGGTTTTACTAGGGTATGTTCCCTTGATGTTTTGTGCTTTTTATTTGATTGACGATAAACAGAAGCTACTGGCTTTAGGGCGACTTCTAGTAGTTATAGCCATTATCTGTTGTGTTCTTGGATTAGCGCAATATTGGATGTTAAAAACCGGAAGATGTCAAGGAACCAATCATTTAAGTGGTGAACAATTATTTAAACCTCGTTTAGATGCCAAATGTTTAGTAGGAGGGTCACTCCTTTATAGTCCCAGTCAAGGACAAATTCGACTGCCTGGAACCTTTGTTTCTCCCTGGCATTGGTCATGGTTTTTAGTAGGAAATGCGGCTATTTCATTCACAACAGCTTTTAGCGATCCTTCCTTTTTTTGGCGAAACTGTGGATTAGTTAGCATGGGATTAGTATTTATGAATGCCGTTATTTGTGGTCAACGATTAGCCTTTGGAGCCGTCCCAGGAATTATCTTGATTTTAATGGTTTTAACAGGTCAAATTGCCAACTTAAAACGCTTTATTCCTGTTGCTGCTGGATTATCTGTTGTTTTATTTGTGGGATTTTCTTTTATTAATCCAGATTTCGTTCAAGAAAGAATTGATAGTTTCGTTGGTCGTTGGAATAATGCTCCTCCCCAAGCATTTATTCAAGAGCAAATTGCCTTTTCTGCTGAACAACAAAGAGGGTTTTTAGGAAATGGCTTAGGTAAAGCCACTAACTCTGCTCGCATTTTCGGAGAAACTTCTTTAGTAGAAACCTATCATCCTAAGCTTTTATTTGAAATCGGTTACGGTGGATTAATCTGTTTTATGATATTTATTACCCATCTAACGTTTCTTACCTTTAAAGCTTATCGGTCTTTAAAAGATAAAGTATTAAGTCGATTTGCCTCTGGTTTTTGGGTCTTTATGTTGATTATTGGGTATTTTCCCTATTGGTATCCCTTAGATACTGATCCAGTTTGTGTTTACTATTGGTTGTTTGCAGGAATTATTTTCAAATCAGTTGAGATCGATAAAACAGAACAGAAAAAGTTGCAAGAGGAAAAAGCTGCTGAGGCTGCTAATAAAAAACCTCTTAAAACCAGTCGAAGTAGTCCTTCAATAGCCTAAATTCAGTTATCTATGAATTACCCTTCAATTTCTGTTATTATTCCTACCTATAGACGAGAAGAGCCTCTCAAAGATACCCTTGAGGATCTTCTTAAGCAAGATTATCCTAATTTTGAGATCTTGGTTATTGATCAAACCCCAACCCATCAGCCTAATATTCAAACCTATTTAGAAGAACTCACTAAGGCTGAAAAAATTGCTTGGTTTCGGGTTGATTGGGCGAGTTTACCGGGAGCAAGAAATTACGGCGTTCGACGCGCTAAAGGGGATATTATTCTGTTCATTGACGATGACGTTCAATTACCTCCAGGTTATTTATTAGCTCATGGACGAATTTATCAAGAAAAACCCGAAGTAGGAGCCGTTGCTGGACGGGTATTAGATAGG is part of the Rippkaea orientalis PCC 8801 genome and harbors:
- the lexA gene encoding transcriptional repressor LexA, encoding MESLTPAQQELFDWLVEYIDQTQHAPSIRQMMYAMNLRSPAPVQSRLERLRNKGYIDWIEGKARTIRILRPKPKGIPVLGAIAAGGLVEPFTDEKTKLDLTKITEQKNCYALRVTGDSMIEDYIAEGDVAIMRTLSGDERPKEGDIVAAIVAGLGTTLKRFYQEGEMVILQASNARYQPIRVSADQVTIQGILIGVWRGY
- a CDS encoding RNA-guided endonuclease InsQ/TnpB family protein, with the translated sequence MFILEYKLKGKQHQYQAIDEAIHTVQFVRNKCLRYWEDNKGVGQKDIYKYTTELRSEYSFVKELNSTACQQACERTWTAILAFYNNCKINIPGKKGYPKYSKRTHSVEFKKSGWKLNRDAKKITFTDGKNIGELKLIGSRDLFYFQEWQIQRVRIVKRADGYFVQLLLKLDIRDITPSLEPTRKCVGLDMGLKYLYADSDNNMVEPPRYYRQAEKRLNKLNRRKSKKFKRGKKQSNNYIKARRQYAKGHLKVSRQREEFAKRLALRLIQSNDLIAYEDLKVKNLVHNKKLAKSINDAGWSKLRKWIEYFGVKYGRLTIAVNPAYTSQECFNCGQLIKKSLSVRTHICSCGYCEDRDTMAALNILKKATIGHIGSWSEDLNAWGDSTSILVGSNTCQDKLSQ
- a CDS encoding TldD/PmbA family protein; this encodes MTIDPQQLIELALKSGADTAEVYQSSSRSHPVFFEANRLKQLESQESQGTALRLWREGCPGLVVGYGAIDPQELVNKAIALSQLNCSEIIELSEPRKAIYPNIGQSLSVETLIEIGKNAIDKLRDAYPDTICSGEFACEEETTLLINSQGLHCQYQETSLNYYLGLEWVRGEDFLGIYDGEHTRNELDPDQVIKQILKRLEWAQQNVSPPTGKIPVLFTPEAASMFWETVADAINGKRVLENSSPWSDKLGEIIVSNHLTLFQDPQQDPYSCPFDDEGTTTQFLSLITQGKLTQFYSDRTTARELGNNSTGNGFRPSLGRYPTPNLVNLMIEPGDASLETLISQLDKALVVDQLLGGGADISGEFSVNIDLGYRIENGQITGRVKDTMVAGNVYTALKQVIALGNDCRWHGSCYTPSLVIEGLSVIG
- a CDS encoding DUF3611 family protein; translation: MNDNIDKPEIARPLPEAVLEASSTLKWWGWRSFWAQIVLGIISLLALGTGSFRPSTPDEPAANPATGFAIFFALCGLVALGISVYFSLRYTKIAELLRSPDPARRPKRSDTLNVISWGLRVNLIGMLLSLVGTQSSVGNVLIKSVSQTGAVRGGAGCLVVAADVFSIQANTTAVTAHFLGIGISLWLLNRITK
- a CDS encoding ABC transporter ATP-binding protein, with amino-acid sequence MPVVQIWNLSKVYRTGFWLNQKVRSLTHCSLTVYPGETFGLLGPNGAGKTTLLKILLGVIRPTSGRAVLLGEPIGRRDIKQRVGYLPENAYFYDYLTAWEFLDFTAGLFQMPPKGKKQRIQELLDLVKLDPKTARKKQLRQYSKGMLQRVGMAQALINDPEVVFLDEPMSGLDPLGRYQVREIILSLKEQGKTIFFNSHILTDVEQICDRIAILARGEILCVGSLEEILGRSDVYQVIVKGGSKTALEPWILGIKEVDQTWHGQLMGDPQEFIATLSTMNAELLSLNKARASLEEYFIQQLQERGITTSQ
- a CDS encoding tRNA-(ms[2]io[6]A)-hydroxylase, whose product is MSPRPATINILKNCTQEGWIEQAIANLDTILLDHSHCERKAAGVALNLMFRYPSSHALVRKLTVIAQEELDHFEQVNQWLDRRNIALTALTPPPYGKKLSQEIRPNEPHRLLDSLLVSALIEARSHERLGLLGEHCPDIELAKFYRGLMASEARHYGVYWVLADTYFKRDIVEQRLEELSMVESEILSTLHPEPRIHS
- a CDS encoding universal stress protein translates to MFKNCLICTNLTDGLDRLVKFVPYLAGSGVKRIVFLHNISVWESEKATKVDEDRINRAQERLAPALQEIPEGIEVKVEVLSGQPKDTILRLINTYNINVVFTGMSIRSAVETKIFGSNTLELAPLTPVPLMVFRPQLILTYTQEELALRCQHLWRSLLIPYNGEKSAQYLIEQIKHYAQNRPKDSFQQCVLLWVIDDGGRTETLKEYHLHEAQEKLNAVKTELEALNLTVETKIAQGNPLHEILDTAVAFDISAIAIAHDYSSNILQWTISSLAKEVVSHSWFPVLFFSLKQ